One window of the Candidatus Dependentiae bacterium genome contains the following:
- the rpsB gene encoding 30S ribosomal protein S2 — protein sequence MTKQIDFKELGKAGTHFGHRSARWNPKMAPFIWGTKNKVHLIDISKTASHLEQAAKFLESVAADNKTILWVGTKKPAQKAVTEVAMKLGMPYVNHRWIGGTLSNFAQVKKAVTKLLHLEDILAKSEKFPHYTKKELNEFKKDTERLEKSVGGIRTLKWPVGALVLVDVGRENSALLEAVNMHVPVVAIVDTNCDPSLVDYVIPANDDAVSSISLIMNHLGNAVEAGKKIALEKEKEAASEKTKKGEAKKAPSSVEASTKNKAKSTKKAVVEEEDEDNSVDNIIIDDIEDIEE from the coding sequence ATGACAAAACAAATTGATTTCAAAGAATTAGGTAAAGCAGGTACACATTTTGGTCACCGATCAGCTCGTTGGAACCCTAAAATGGCTCCATTCATCTGGGGTACTAAAAATAAGGTTCACCTGATCGATATTTCAAAAACAGCAAGTCACCTTGAACAAGCAGCTAAATTTTTAGAGTCTGTTGCTGCAGATAATAAAACCATTTTATGGGTTGGTACTAAAAAGCCAGCTCAGAAGGCGGTTACTGAAGTTGCAATGAAACTTGGTATGCCTTATGTTAACCACCGTTGGATTGGTGGTACGTTAAGTAATTTTGCGCAAGTAAAAAAAGCAGTAACTAAATTGTTACACCTTGAAGATATCTTGGCAAAATCTGAAAAATTTCCTCATTATACCAAAAAAGAACTAAACGAATTCAAAAAAGATACAGAACGTCTTGAAAAAAGTGTTGGTGGGATCCGTACACTTAAGTGGCCAGTTGGTGCGCTTGTTTTAGTAGATGTTGGTCGTGAGAATTCGGCATTGCTTGAAGCAGTCAATATGCATGTTCCGGTTGTTGCCATAGTTGATACTAACTGTGACCCATCGTTGGTTGATTATGTTATTCCAGCAAATGATGATGCAGTAAGTTCTATTTCCTTAATAATGAACCATCTAGGCAATGCTGTAGAAGCTGGTAAAAAAATAGCACTTGAAAAAGAAAAAGAAGCAGCTTCGGAAAAAACTAAAAAGGGAGAAGCAAAAAAAGCTCCTTCTTCAGTAGAAGCTTCAACTAAAAACAAAGCTAAATCAACTAAAAAAGCAGTGGTTGAAGAAGAAGATGAAGATAATAGTGTCGACAATATTATAATTGATGATATTGAAGATATAGAAGAGTAA
- a CDS encoding Npt1/Npt2 family nucleotide transporter has protein sequence MGMGSKIRNVFGALFDVEPHERQKLLFLSMAFCLIIGGYTIAKELKDSVFLQIVGREYVPLARTVVLFGLMPAIFLYSKLVDKVRRYQLLNYCALFFGMLGFLFTYLLGHPVIGLPNTNIGPDRIFGWVFYFFVEAYSPFLVSVFWAFANSISSPQEAKNNYGLMVAGSKFGGVTSALIAWIILSGISASATYSRSVDIYAHQLVYAMSSCMLILVPIMTLMMIKHVPGQYLHGYEAVYQAEKLRKKEGKNETGMFAGLWLLIRYPYVLGIFGMVYFYEVVSTVLSFLRLKVAEANADTLAGVTANLLWMIMLSHAIGFLISLLGTRELLKRLGTRVCLFLIPLVCGAVLCYVMFDASPFMFGLAYSILKSINLAFSWPVRESLYIPTVKEIKFKSKSWIDAFGSKFAKTSGSAFNWATTQVSVSMYMPLHSFFFAGVVGLWFMAAYLLGRRFDRAIAKNEVIGLDEEAIKI, from the coding sequence ATGGGAATGGGGTCGAAAATAAGAAACGTGTTTGGAGCGCTTTTTGATGTTGAGCCGCATGAGCGGCAAAAGCTATTGTTTTTGTCTATGGCATTTTGTTTGATTATTGGTGGATATACTATAGCTAAAGAATTGAAAGATTCGGTGTTTTTGCAAATAGTAGGTAGAGAATATGTTCCTCTTGCGCGCACGGTGGTGTTATTTGGGCTTATGCCAGCAATTTTTTTATATTCAAAGTTAGTAGATAAGGTGCGTCGTTATCAATTACTGAACTATTGTGCGTTATTTTTTGGGATGCTAGGGTTTCTTTTTACTTATTTATTAGGGCATCCGGTTATTGGATTACCAAACACGAATATAGGTCCCGATCGTATATTTGGATGGGTATTTTACTTTTTTGTCGAAGCATATTCACCATTTTTGGTCAGTGTATTTTGGGCGTTTGCAAACTCAATTTCTAGCCCTCAAGAAGCAAAAAACAATTATGGATTGATGGTTGCAGGGTCTAAATTTGGTGGTGTAACAAGTGCACTTATTGCTTGGATTATATTGAGCGGTATAAGTGCTTCTGCTACCTATTCACGTAGTGTGGACATTTATGCGCATCAGTTAGTCTATGCTATGTCATCATGTATGCTTATTTTAGTGCCGATTATGACATTAATGATGATAAAACATGTTCCTGGCCAGTATTTACATGGTTATGAAGCAGTGTATCAAGCGGAAAAGTTACGAAAGAAAGAGGGTAAAAATGAAACTGGTATGTTTGCCGGATTATGGTTGCTAATTCGATATCCATATGTTTTGGGTATATTTGGTATGGTTTATTTTTACGAAGTTGTCAGCACAGTTTTGAGTTTTTTGCGTTTAAAAGTTGCAGAAGCGAATGCTGATACGCTTGCGGGAGTAACGGCAAATTTATTATGGATGATCATGTTATCTCATGCTATTGGGTTTCTTATCTCGTTACTGGGTACGAGAGAATTACTCAAGCGGCTAGGTACACGAGTGTGTCTTTTTTTAATACCGTTAGTATGTGGGGCAGTATTGTGCTATGTAATGTTTGATGCATCGCCATTTATGTTTGGATTAGCATATAGTATCTTAAAATCTATTAACTTGGCATTTAGCTGGCCAGTCAGGGAAAGTTTATATATACCAACAGTTAAAGAAATTAAGTTTAAATCAAAATCATGGATTGATGCCTTTGGTAGTAAATTTGCTAAGACTAGTGGATCGGCATTTAACTGGGCAACTACACAGGTATCTGTTTCCATGTATATGCCATTACATTCTTTCTTCTTCGCAGGAGTAGTGGGGTTATGGTTTATGGCTGCATATTTGCTTGGTCGTCGATTTGATCGCGCTATAGCAAAGAATGAGGTTATTGGTTTGGATGAAGAGGCAATAAAAATATAG
- a CDS encoding Npt1/Npt2 family nucleotide transporter: MFKRIAQTLWGKFESREEVQKFGMLAAMFGLIIGIYWTMRPIKDSIFMSVVGGDYLWMAKIVSLFVITPLVLVYSKLVDTFPREKVFYGLLSVYAALAVFFWWAFSDPTIGLANTVEDPTRYIGWAWYVFVESFGSLIVALFWAITVDITLPESAKRGFPLIALVGQMGNIFGPYFLNARTLGFANSAPILGILAVLMGLTLFLMWLFFNITPKNQLTGFKGDKSAHPESEPGFFEGLRLLVTQGYLFGIFLIISLYEVIVTVIDYHFKLTVYGSFSSELGRSAFLSQYAYMVGVVATLSVLFGINNIQRKLGMLASLILLPILVAGAVLLITWYPTALYLSAAIMVFSKAINYALNQPTMKQLYIPTSADAKYKAQAWIEMFGSRGSKATASLINGTRGALGLSVFLTMISVGSMGLIAGWILVAMYVAKTYNKAIENNEIVC, encoded by the coding sequence ATGTTTAAGCGTATTGCGCAGACCCTTTGGGGTAAGTTTGAGAGTAGAGAAGAAGTACAGAAATTCGGTATGTTAGCAGCTATGTTCGGCCTAATTATCGGTATATATTGGACTATGCGTCCGATTAAAGATAGTATTTTCATGTCAGTTGTGGGTGGCGATTATTTATGGATGGCAAAGATTGTTTCCCTTTTCGTTATTACTCCACTTGTTTTAGTGTATTCAAAATTGGTTGATACTTTCCCTCGTGAAAAAGTATTTTATGGTTTGTTATCTGTGTATGCAGCATTAGCGGTTTTCTTTTGGTGGGCATTCTCTGATCCTACTATTGGATTGGCTAATACAGTAGAAGACCCTACTCGTTATATCGGTTGGGCTTGGTATGTGTTTGTAGAAAGTTTTGGTTCGTTGATTGTAGCGTTATTCTGGGCGATTACTGTTGATATTACTTTGCCAGAATCAGCTAAGCGTGGATTCCCGCTTATTGCATTAGTTGGTCAAATGGGTAACATTTTTGGGCCATATTTCTTAAATGCAAGAACGCTTGGGTTTGCCAATAGTGCGCCAATACTAGGTATTCTTGCAGTATTAATGGGATTGACCTTATTCCTTATGTGGTTGTTCTTTAATATTACACCAAAAAATCAGTTGACTGGTTTTAAAGGTGATAAATCTGCTCATCCAGAATCAGAACCAGGGTTTTTTGAAGGTCTCAGATTATTGGTTACTCAAGGATATCTCTTTGGTATTTTCTTAATTATTTCTTTATACGAAGTTATCGTTACAGTAATTGACTACCATTTCAAATTAACCGTGTATGGTTCTTTTTCGAGTGAGCTTGGACGCAGTGCATTCTTATCTCAATATGCATATATGGTTGGTGTAGTTGCAACGTTAAGCGTATTGTTTGGTATTAACAATATTCAGCGTAAGCTTGGTATGCTCGCATCATTGATCTTATTGCCAATTTTGGTTGCGGGAGCTGTATTGTTGATTACATGGTATCCAACAGCACTATATTTATCGGCTGCTATCATGGTATTCTCAAAAGCTATCAACTATGCATTGAACCAACCGACTATGAAACAATTGTATATTCCAACTAGTGCAGATGCTAAATATAAAGCACAAGCTTGGATAGAAATGTTTGGTTCTCGTGGTTCAAAAGCAACTGCATCATTAATAAATGGTACGCGTGGGGCACTTGGCCTATCCGTATTCTTAACAATGATTTCTGTTGGTTCAATGGGATTAATTGCTGGATGGATTTTGGTAGCAATGTATGTTGCAAAAACATATAATAAAGCTATTGAGAATAATGAGATTGTATGTTAG
- the lon gene encoding endopeptidase La, with the protein MEQHKETMGAATSATFNRLPLLPLKNVVILPKSIIPIVVGRPLSIKAVEHALNNDRSLFITAQKDSKTENPTINDLFEVGTRSNILQVRRMPNGTLNILAEGICRAKVDSFDEQDGFFSISYNDLKTTNNDQDIELEAIWRQLSGLYQGYAKLNEKAPIDIIQSVKTPEDMDYITDTIVVHSNVSFDDRQDILETPDLKDRMLKVCALLNKETEILQTEQRIQGRIQTQVEKSQREYYLTEQMKAIQKELGREDQSAEIEQLRAKAKKLSLPEDAMEKVEKELRRLEQMPPLSSEAVVSRHYVDWVISLPWHKISADTISLKQAERILNENHASLKKPKERITEFLAAKKFSKNLERSPIICLVGPPGVGKTSLAKSIADALGREFVRISLGGIRDEAEIRGHRRTYIGALPGKIIQAMRKANTMNPVILLDEIDKMSRDIHGDPAAAMLEVLDPEQNKTFVDHFLDIEYDLSKVMFITTANVLEHIPYPLFDRLEVISLSGYTDAEKHSIAKEFLIPKNLEEYNLTKRQFKISDEILEHVITEYTKEAGVRQLERTIAKLMRKAIQYLLQNKQVKNIVVTKDRVKEWLGNVIFKKTSLNPNKERIGLATGLAWTEVGGDVLEIEVSAIPGKGGITLTGQLGEVMQESGQAALSYIRARAVDLGLKASFHSSKDIHVHIPEGATPKDGPSAGITIATALVSALTKNPTLEHLAMTGEITLQGRVLAIGGLKEKLLAAQQHKMTKIIVPYENKDEIEEIKKEINLDSLNIVFVKNTDEVLAEAFIENPFKRAKLIKAKSKKTTKKKQTTKK; encoded by the coding sequence ATGGAACAACACAAAGAAACTATGGGTGCAGCAACGAGCGCAACCTTTAACAGGTTACCGTTGTTACCATTAAAAAACGTAGTTATCTTGCCTAAAAGCATTATTCCTATCGTCGTAGGTAGACCCCTTTCTATTAAGGCGGTTGAGCATGCTCTCAATAATGATCGTTCATTATTTATTACGGCTCAAAAAGACTCAAAAACTGAAAACCCTACTATAAATGACCTATTTGAGGTTGGTACACGTTCAAACATTCTACAAGTAAGACGTATGCCAAATGGTACTCTCAATATATTGGCAGAAGGTATCTGTCGCGCAAAAGTTGATTCATTTGATGAACAAGATGGTTTTTTTAGCATTAGCTATAATGATTTAAAAACAACCAACAATGATCAAGACATTGAACTAGAAGCAATCTGGCGTCAATTAAGTGGGTTATACCAAGGATATGCAAAACTTAATGAAAAAGCACCTATTGATATTATTCAATCGGTAAAAACTCCTGAAGACATGGATTACATTACTGATACTATTGTAGTACATAGCAATGTATCTTTTGATGATCGCCAAGATATTCTTGAAACCCCCGATCTAAAAGATCGTATGCTCAAAGTATGTGCTTTACTCAATAAAGAAACAGAAATTTTACAAACTGAACAACGCATACAAGGTCGAATTCAAACACAAGTTGAAAAAAGTCAACGTGAATACTATTTGACCGAACAGATGAAAGCTATCCAAAAAGAACTTGGACGAGAAGATCAATCTGCTGAAATTGAACAACTGCGCGCAAAGGCAAAAAAGTTATCTCTTCCTGAAGATGCTATGGAAAAGGTTGAAAAAGAATTACGCCGTCTTGAACAAATGCCCCCATTATCATCTGAAGCTGTGGTAAGTCGCCACTATGTTGATTGGGTAATCTCATTACCATGGCATAAAATAAGTGCTGATACCATTAGTTTAAAGCAAGCAGAGCGTATTTTGAATGAAAATCATGCAAGCTTAAAAAAACCAAAAGAACGCATTACTGAATTTTTGGCAGCAAAAAAATTCTCAAAAAATCTCGAGCGTTCACCAATTATTTGCTTAGTTGGTCCTCCGGGTGTAGGTAAAACATCGTTAGCAAAATCAATTGCCGATGCACTTGGTAGAGAATTCGTTCGAATTTCTTTGGGTGGTATTCGCGATGAAGCAGAAATTCGTGGTCACCGCCGCACTTATATTGGTGCTTTACCGGGCAAAATTATTCAAGCAATGCGCAAAGCAAACACTATGAATCCAGTAATTTTGCTTGATGAAATTGATAAAATGTCACGAGATATTCATGGTGATCCTGCAGCAGCAATGTTAGAGGTATTAGACCCGGAACAAAACAAAACATTTGTAGATCACTTTTTGGATATTGAATATGATCTTTCAAAAGTAATGTTTATTACTACAGCAAACGTACTTGAACATATTCCATATCCACTGTTTGATCGCTTGGAAGTTATTTCATTATCTGGATACACAGATGCAGAAAAACACTCCATTGCAAAAGAGTTTCTAATCCCTAAAAACTTAGAAGAATATAACTTGACCAAACGTCAGTTTAAAATATCTGATGAAATATTGGAGCATGTTATTACCGAATACACAAAAGAAGCGGGTGTACGTCAATTAGAACGTACTATTGCCAAATTAATGCGTAAAGCTATTCAGTATTTACTTCAAAATAAACAAGTAAAGAATATTGTGGTAACCAAAGACCGGGTAAAAGAATGGTTGGGCAATGTTATCTTCAAGAAAACTAGTTTGAATCCAAACAAAGAACGCATTGGATTAGCAACAGGCTTGGCATGGACAGAAGTTGGTGGCGATGTTCTAGAAATCGAAGTTTCTGCCATACCAGGAAAAGGCGGTATCACCTTGACCGGCCAACTTGGTGAAGTTATGCAAGAATCTGGCCAAGCTGCATTGAGTTATATTCGTGCACGCGCTGTTGATTTGGGACTTAAAGCATCATTTCATTCTAGCAAAGATATTCACGTACACATTCCAGAAGGTGCTACACCAAAAGATGGACCATCTGCCGGTATTACTATTGCTACCGCATTAGTATCTGCTCTAACAAAAAATCCAACATTAGAACATCTTGCAATGACCGGTGAGATTACCTTGCAGGGCCGCGTACTTGCTATCGGTGGACTAAAAGAAAAACTGTTAGCAGCACAACAACATAAAATGACAAAGATTATTGTGCCATATGAAAATAAAGATGAAATTGAAGAAATCAAAAAAGAAATTAACCTTGATTCACTCAATATTGTCTTTGTAAAAAATACTGATGAAGTATTAGCTGAAGCTTTCATTGAAAATCCATTCAAAAGAGCTAAACTAATTAAAGCAAAATCAAAAAAAACAACTAAGAAAAAACAAACAACAAAAAAATAA
- a CDS encoding WD40 repeat domain-containing protein: protein MNIKIILSYGLYFVFCCYAMDGDTITIECLSHNPPQKVLLPKKYVALWQTINEALETNPTERTIALPHINKITAQLIIETYVPEIYRCKKKLLTPQIANGIRTHIKTLLNQLSLQDLYTVMKAADYLNIPELIQLSCKVWIHKSVAAQSFAHLHEKNNQIASYMLVPTLYACIYNQLAPSLTSYLYRRHIATRDPMPDTIILQLEHNDHNIDDGFNNVLFNTDNTHIAAGSNRGIIYIQPINKKYDLLTLLDHHQAITSLCFSPTNPFLLASGSYDHTIKLWDLEKDSSLIHTFEGHTTPVSNITFNPTGTHLVSTSIMDNTTRIWNITTKQCIQILPIEEYPWRVKFLNNTTFACATCANAIYFWQWNAATNMYTTIDILKQASFGEFGFNHTNNTFVTDTHSGTILLVDFNTKNLIYRFLKHTDTIYGLCFNHAGNLLASASDDKTICIWDLSTKQCIQRLHHGAAVKAIDFTADDTALISASHDGTVRIWQLVTPNHKAALDSLKQLTYLCDPVTRTDKPTIVFDQLRLLAYMSSLTQENQSLNLNEYPYLHNLFMAFNPDIQQFLVDTLNIQLSEY, encoded by the coding sequence ATGAACATAAAAATTATATTATCATATGGATTATATTTTGTTTTTTGTTGCTACGCTATGGATGGTGATACTATAACAATAGAATGCCTCAGCCATAACCCACCTCAAAAAGTACTATTACCAAAAAAGTATGTAGCTTTATGGCAGACAATCAATGAAGCCTTAGAAACAAATCCAACAGAAAGAACGATTGCCCTTCCGCATATAAATAAAATCACTGCCCAACTTATTATTGAAACCTATGTACCAGAAATATATAGATGCAAAAAAAAGTTATTAACTCCACAAATAGCCAATGGCATTCGTACACATATAAAAACTCTATTAAATCAACTATCCTTGCAAGATCTTTATACGGTAATGAAAGCAGCCGACTATCTTAATATTCCAGAACTCATACAACTGAGCTGTAAAGTATGGATACACAAAAGCGTTGCAGCTCAATCTTTTGCACATTTACATGAAAAAAACAATCAAATTGCCTCTTATATGCTGGTGCCCACCTTATATGCGTGTATATACAATCAACTTGCACCCTCGTTGACCTCATACTTATATCGACGTCACATTGCCACTAGAGATCCTATGCCAGATACTATTATCCTACAGTTAGAACATAATGACCATAATATTGATGATGGTTTTAATAACGTTTTATTCAATACAGATAACACTCATATAGCTGCTGGTTCAAACCGAGGCATAATATACATACAGCCGATTAATAAAAAATATGATCTTTTGACATTATTAGACCACCATCAAGCAATAACATCTTTATGCTTTAGCCCAACAAATCCCTTTTTGCTTGCCTCAGGTTCATATGATCACACTATTAAACTATGGGATTTAGAAAAGGACAGCAGCCTTATACATACATTTGAAGGACATACTACTCCTGTCAGTAACATCACTTTTAATCCAACAGGTACACATCTTGTATCAACATCTATCATGGATAATACCACGCGCATTTGGAATATAACTACCAAACAATGTATACAAATATTACCCATAGAAGAATATCCATGGAGAGTCAAGTTCTTAAATAATACTACTTTTGCCTGTGCCACTTGTGCTAACGCTATATATTTTTGGCAATGGAATGCTGCAACCAATATGTATACAACTATAGATATATTAAAACAAGCAAGTTTCGGTGAATTTGGATTTAACCATACAAACAATACATTTGTAACAGATACACACTCCGGTACAATTTTACTGGTAGATTTTAATACCAAAAATCTTATATATAGATTCCTCAAGCATACTGATACTATTTACGGCCTTTGCTTTAATCATGCTGGAAATCTATTAGCATCTGCCTCCGATGATAAAACCATTTGCATCTGGGATCTGTCTACAAAACAATGTATTCAACGATTACATCATGGTGCAGCAGTGAAAGCAATTGACTTTACTGCTGATGACACTGCATTAATCTCTGCTTCTCATGATGGTACCGTGCGGATATGGCAACTTGTTACCCCTAATCATAAAGCTGCCCTGGATAGCCTAAAACAACTTACATATTTATGCGATCCAGTCACTCGCACAGACAAACCAACTATTGTATTTGATCAACTGCGACTCCTTGCTTATATGTCATCACTTACACAAGAAAACCAATCATTAAATCTTAATGAATATCCTTATCTACACAACCTTTTTATGGCTTTTAATCCCGATATACAACAATTTCTAGTGGATACTTTAAATATTCAATTATCAGAATACTAG
- a CDS encoding VOC family protein: MFQGLRTVIYQVNDLDKAKEWYTKILGAPPYFDESYYVGFDVDGFELGLMPDEEWEKAENVLAYWQVADIHKTYKHLLSHGATEHDPVQEVGDGIYVASVYDPFGNILGIITTE; this comes from the coding sequence ATGTTTCAGGGATTACGCACGGTTATTTATCAAGTAAATGATCTTGATAAAGCAAAGGAATGGTATACAAAAATATTGGGTGCACCGCCATATTTCGATGAATCTTACTATGTAGGGTTCGATGTTGATGGTTTTGAGCTTGGGCTTATGCCGGATGAAGAATGGGAAAAAGCAGAAAATGTTCTAGCGTATTGGCAGGTTGCAGATATACATAAAACATATAAACATTTATTATCTCATGGCGCTACCGAACATGATCCTGTTCAGGAAGTTGGAGATGGTATTTATGTGGCCAGTGTGTATGATCCATTTGGCAATATACTAGGTATCATAACCACGGAATAA
- the cmk gene encoding (d)CMP kinase, with amino-acid sequence MIVTIDGPAASGKTTIGRMLAIRLGIYYLYSGFLYRGLAYVLTEHAGYTLDDLYNPRPEDIAEYLDTERLVYTFNGEQEHVFFDGQDITPHLKTNTIDRAASIMSTNQYVRLTINNLMHDIADEKDIVVDGRDVGSVVFPDADFKFYITAPADVRAQRWQRDQQKLGPQVTFAKALETITERDKRDTERLVSPLIVPNNAIVVDTAQLTPEQAVEQLLLHMQNY; translated from the coding sequence ATGATTGTTACCATAGATGGACCCGCAGCAAGTGGGAAAACAACAATTGGTCGTATGCTTGCTATACGATTGGGCATATATTACTTGTATTCAGGATTTTTGTATCGTGGATTAGCCTATGTACTTACCGAGCATGCAGGGTATACGCTTGATGATTTATACAATCCAAGACCAGAAGATATTGCAGAATATTTAGATACTGAGCGATTAGTATATACATTTAATGGTGAGCAAGAGCATGTTTTTTTTGATGGCCAAGATATTACACCGCATTTAAAAACGAACACTATTGATCGAGCTGCATCAATTATGAGTACTAATCAGTATGTGCGTCTTACGATTAATAACTTAATGCATGATATTGCAGACGAAAAAGATATAGTAGTAGATGGACGTGACGTGGGATCAGTAGTGTTTCCTGATGCAGATTTTAAGTTTTACATTACTGCTCCGGCAGATGTACGTGCGCAACGTTGGCAACGTGATCAACAAAAACTAGGTCCTCAAGTTACTTTTGCCAAAGCATTGGAAACAATAACAGAACGCGATAAACGGGATACCGAGCGCTTAGTATCTCCACTTATTGTTCCTAATAATGCTATTGTGGTTGATACGGCGCAGTTGACACCGGAGCAAGCAGTAGAACAGTTGTTGTTACATATGCAAAATTATTAA
- the recJ gene encoding single-stranded-DNA-specific exonuclease RecJ, which produces MKTSFVQGTKYLWQLPEIDTKSVADLAAYLNLSFPIAQTLLARGFTTKQQAESFLFSSYEKDVAHPSLMKDADKAVDRIISAIDRGEKILVFGDYDVDGITSSAMMMICLLPLGAQVNFFLPHRVRDGYGLSVKAVERAARNNYKVIITVDNGITAFDPASKAKELGIDLIITDHHRPHDHVPEAFAVINPNQHDCPYPFKTLAGVGVTFKILSLLYERKKLRMPTKAYELLLLGTIADVVPLLGENRFWVRYGLSYINKFESNSLKVLKQNGKLAKPLISATDIGFSIAPQINALGRLEDARQGVKFLIGSDMREVEEVGKVLLELNETRKQIERSIFVQVQTEIEQKKIDLDRENVIIAASKNWPPGVIGLVASRLVSAYGKPTILFHITKDGLAKGSCRSIPEFNMFDALDAHRDIIEQFGGHSLAAGLALKLENVPKLKHGLEMLVAQQLTEFDLTQKIALDAHARLSDLTKKFMADMQHLEPFGNENRSPAFLINDVTLVEKPKLLKDLHVKCSVFADGVIKPLMFFNRPELFEQFMACEQEPFSVAAHISENHWNGHVNIELTGIDVSFKKAGI; this is translated from the coding sequence ATGAAAACATCTTTTGTGCAAGGTACAAAATATCTTTGGCAGCTACCAGAAATAGATACCAAATCAGTTGCTGATTTAGCGGCATACTTAAATTTATCATTTCCCATAGCACAAACATTACTTGCACGGGGATTTACTACCAAACAACAGGCAGAAAGTTTTTTATTCAGCTCATATGAAAAAGATGTTGCGCATCCATCCTTAATGAAGGATGCAGATAAAGCAGTTGATCGTATTATTTCTGCTATTGATCGTGGTGAAAAAATCTTGGTGTTTGGTGATTATGATGTAGATGGTATCACCTCTTCTGCTATGATGATGATTTGTTTGTTGCCACTAGGAGCGCAAGTAAACTTCTTTTTACCGCATCGTGTACGTGATGGGTATGGATTGTCGGTCAAGGCGGTCGAGCGTGCAGCACGCAACAATTACAAAGTAATCATTACCGTAGACAATGGTATTACGGCATTTGATCCGGCTAGCAAGGCAAAAGAACTTGGAATAGATTTAATTATTACCGACCATCATAGACCACATGATCATGTACCGGAAGCTTTTGCGGTAATTAATCCCAATCAGCATGATTGCCCGTATCCATTCAAAACGCTGGCAGGTGTTGGGGTGACGTTCAAAATTTTATCACTTCTGTATGAACGCAAAAAATTACGTATGCCCACCAAAGCATATGAGTTGTTATTATTGGGGACGATAGCTGACGTAGTGCCACTACTAGGAGAGAATCGTTTTTGGGTGCGGTATGGTTTGAGCTATATAAATAAGTTTGAAAGTAATTCACTTAAAGTTCTCAAGCAAAATGGCAAACTCGCAAAACCATTGATTTCTGCTACTGACATTGGTTTTTCTATCGCGCCACAAATCAATGCGCTCGGTCGACTTGAAGATGCACGTCAAGGCGTAAAGTTTTTAATTGGTTCAGATATGCGTGAGGTTGAAGAAGTAGGTAAAGTACTTTTGGAACTGAATGAAACACGCAAACAGATAGAACGATCTATATTTGTACAAGTACAAACAGAAATTGAACAGAAAAAAATTGATCTTGATAGAGAAAATGTAATCATTGCAGCAAGTAAAAATTGGCCTCCGGGTGTAATTGGGTTGGTTGCATCACGTTTGGTGAGTGCTTATGGCAAACCGACCATATTGTTTCATATTACTAAAGATGGCCTTGCAAAGGGATCTTGTCGATCAATTCCCGAATTTAATATGTTTGATGCCTTAGATGCACACCGTGATATTATTGAACAATTTGGCGGACATTCGCTTGCAGCAGGTTTGGCATTAAAGCTTGAAAATGTACCAAAATTAAAACACGGTTTGGAAATGTTAGTTGCCCAGCAACTGACAGAGTTTGATTTAACACAAAAAATTGCATTGGATGCACATGCACGTTTATCTGATTTGACCAAAAAGTTTATGGCAGATATGCAGCACCTTGAGCCATTTGGTAATGAGAACCGATCTCCAGCGTTTTTGATTAATGACGTAACACTTGTCGAAAAACCAAAATTATTAAAAGACTTACATGTCAAATGTTCAGTGTTTGCTGATGGTGTTATTAAACCGTTAATGTTTTTTAATCGACCAGAATTATTTGAACAATTTATGGCATGTGAACAAGAACCATTTTCTGTAGCCGCACACATTAGTGAAAATCATTGGAATGGACACGTGAATATTGAACTGACTGGTATCGATGTATCATTCAAAAAGGCCGGCATATGA